From one Lolium rigidum isolate FL_2022 chromosome 4, APGP_CSIRO_Lrig_0.1, whole genome shotgun sequence genomic stretch:
- the LOC124648133 gene encoding putative disease resistance protein RGA1: MAELGGMLAAAILKVVSDQIGSAIGGQITLQKNFDKDLRKMKMALESVEALLKVAERRSITDEPTLLWLKRLKDAMYAISDMIDDFEADTEPITQPSPRKFSFKKYLAIMIPCLLVGPKITMANKMETMREDLEVITDQHKKFRLWEDTNGNEPKVTDIRETTSIMETQVVGRTKAEEEILASLSENMQKEITILPICGIGGLGKSTLAKMVYNNSIFKEYSQVWVYVSQIFDLKKIGNSIISQLSMEVKESEYSTMQMIHNCLQKLLADKKVLIVLDDLWEGEKYQLKSLIDMLQIGKGSNVVVIVTTRDDAIAENICTIQPYKLEPLTDEMCWSIIKQKSAFESRDDKEQLEEIGKVIAMKCCGVALAAISLGHMMQSMKPSEWESVRDSNIWNASSSIDPTSSQVLASLKLSYSFMPSYLKLCFAYCAIFPKGHKIAKDDLILQWVSLGFSTWELGEIYISQLLGLSFLEHSKSPSDGPVLLLRRYTYFASFWTNMTSNGTRR, from the exons ATGGCGGAGCTCGGCGGCATGCTTGCCGCTGCCATCCTCAAGGTGGTGAGCGACCAGATTGGTTCGGCCATCGGAGGTCAGATCACCCTGCAGAAGAACTTCGACAAGGATTTGAGGAAGATGAAAATGGCTCTGGAATCTGTCGAGGCCTTGCTCAAGGTCGCCGAGAGGCGGTCCATCACTGATGAACCGACGCTTCTGTGGCTGAAGCGGCTCAAGGACGCCATGTACGCCATCTCGGACATGATTGATGACTTCGAGGCCGATACAGAACCAATCACTCAGCCATCTCCACGGAAG TtctcattcaaaaaatatttggcAATTATGATCCCATGTCTCCTAGTTGGTCCCAAGATTACAATGGCCAACAAGATGGAGACGATGAGGGAGGATCTGGAGGTGATAACCGATCAACACAAGAAATTCAGATTATGGGAAGACACTAATGGTAATGAGCCAAAGGTTACCGATATACGGGAAACCACGTCAATCATGGAGACACAGGTTGTTGGGAGGACCAAGGCGGAAGAGGAAATATTGGCTTCTTTATCTGAGAACATGCAAAAGGAGATCACTATCCTTCCCATATGTGGAATTGGAGGCCTTGGAAAGTCAACCTTGGCAAAAATGGTTTACAATAATTCTATATTCAAAGAATACTCTCAGGTGTGGGTTTATGTGTCACAGATATTTGATTTGAAGAAGATTGGCAATTCTATAATATCACAACTATCAATGGAAGTGAAGGAGAGTGAGTACAGTACAATGCAGATGATACACAATTGTCTTCAAAAGCTACTTGCTGACAAGAAGGTTCTTATTGTTCTAGATGACCTCTGGGAGGGTGAGAAATATCAGCTGAAGAGTCTAATCGATATGCTGCAGATTGGGAAGGGCAGTAACGTGGTAGTCATAGTAACCACACGTGATGATGCCATTGCAGAAAATATCTGTACCATCCAACCATACAAATTAGAACCATTGACTGATGAAATGTGCTGGTCTATAATAAAGCAAAAAAGTGCATTTGAATCTAGAGATGACAAAGAACAATTAGAGGAGATAGGTAAGGTCATCGCAATGAAGTGTTGTGGTGTGGCTTTAGCAGCTATCTCTCTTGGACACATGATGCAATCTATGAAACCAAGTGAATGGGAATCAGTGAGGGATAGTAATATCTGGAATGCATCTTCTTCAATAGATCCAACTTCTTCGCAAGTGCTTGCATCTCTGAAGTTGAGCTATAGTTTTATGCCTTCATATCTGAAGCTGTGCTTTGCTTACTGTGCAATATTCCCAAAAGGTCACAAGATAGCAAAAGATGATCTTATTCTCCAATGGGTTTCTCTTGGGTTCTCTACGTGGGAGCTTGGTGAAATATACATTAGTCAACTTTTGGGACTCTCTTTCCTTGAACATTCCAAGTCACCATCG GACGGTCCTGTTCTGTTGTTGCGTCGGTACACATACTTCGCGTCGTTCTGGACCAACATGACCAGCAATGGCACCCGCAGGTGA